A stretch of the Porifericola rhodea genome encodes the following:
- a CDS encoding DUF1565 domain-containing protein, translating into MKSAIFFSLAAWLCLSLGAFAQNTYYVDETGDDSSGDGSQAAPWKTIAYAVEQANANSTINVLTGTYNEGPILIDKSLTVSGIGQTVTVIASSANPLFSIAGNSITIEGLNLQPATSKSGIAILLKKVEGEAVDGINIAQNTISDFNSGIVFETNAEVTNLSISNNFITNNTNGIVVENLVNLDAQSSISNNNLSNNANKSLINNSTVSVINASANWWGEANLGSSVIKPSDIADKVTGIARIDYSPWLTNSNDLETDQEGFQGSFISLGTVKTNVSTNALQEAYDILETNPFVESQIQLHPAVLGTSSAIYNDFIVDTKAFVLKAPSGIPYINKITTNGSKLKVENTVKVNDLDLQEGNIEVLGQITTNKDATFSESANAYITGNIVLEPFSLAADESFNFLGVAISPSEGADPLNQLTIRRTTGEPVTLNDNKSISVKWDISVNNGEFSPRDLTFTWNTLYDNSLDFEVANAVVWKREDESSSWEAVTQDLATVDNNIRSISVANVTSFSQWTVSNETNPLPVELTRFSAFLSEPHVELQWETASEINSNFFAIERSEDGKTFAQIGKLKAAGKSDTPLQYNYIDEQAANRLSGSVFYRLRTVDFDGSFEYSDITVVNINGDDLPMITAYAHASQSHLKLFTRAIEAGDYQLWISDLSGRKVYEQNVQLDAKEVYEINVGQLPQSVYLIRCVGKELALSSKFRVEAGN; encoded by the coding sequence ATGAAAAGTGCAATATTTTTTTCTTTAGCAGCCTGGCTTTGCTTAAGTCTTGGTGCATTTGCTCAAAATACTTACTATGTAGATGAAACAGGAGATGATAGTAGTGGCGACGGAAGCCAGGCAGCTCCCTGGAAAACTATAGCGTATGCTGTAGAACAGGCAAATGCTAATAGCACTATCAATGTATTAACAGGCACTTATAATGAAGGTCCTATTCTTATAGACAAATCTCTGACAGTTTCCGGTATAGGTCAGACTGTTACAGTAATTGCTTCATCTGCTAACCCACTTTTTAGTATAGCAGGGAACAGCATTACTATAGAAGGCCTAAACCTACAACCTGCAACCTCTAAAAGTGGCATAGCCATACTGCTTAAAAAAGTAGAGGGAGAAGCTGTTGATGGGATAAACATTGCACAGAATACTATTTCTGATTTTAATTCTGGAATTGTATTTGAAACTAATGCAGAGGTTACCAACCTTTCTATCTCCAACAATTTTATTACTAATAATACCAATGGTATAGTAGTTGAAAACCTTGTAAACCTTGATGCGCAATCCAGCATCAGTAACAATAACTTGTCTAATAATGCCAACAAGTCTCTTATCAATAATTCTACTGTTTCTGTCATAAATGCTTCAGCCAACTGGTGGGGGGAAGCAAACCTAGGAAGCAGCGTTATTAAACCTAGTGATATTGCTGATAAAGTCACGGGTATAGCTAGAATAGACTACTCTCCTTGGCTTACTAACAGCAATGATTTGGAGACCGATCAGGAAGGCTTCCAAGGGTCTTTTATCAGTCTGGGTACTGTTAAAACTAATGTTAGCACAAATGCCCTTCAAGAAGCTTATGATATTCTGGAAACCAACCCTTTTGTAGAAAGCCAAATACAGCTACACCCCGCTGTTTTGGGTACAAGCTCAGCTATTTACAATGATTTCATAGTTGACACTAAAGCTTTTGTATTGAAAGCTCCTTCTGGAATACCATACATAAATAAAATAACTACTAATGGTAGCAAACTAAAGGTTGAGAACACTGTAAAGGTTAATGACCTTGACCTTCAAGAAGGTAATATTGAAGTGCTTGGTCAGATCACAACAAATAAAGATGCTACTTTTAGTGAAAGTGCAAATGCTTATATAACCGGAAATATAGTTCTAGAACCATTTAGCTTAGCTGCAGACGAATCATTTAATTTTTTAGGGGTAGCTATCTCTCCATCAGAAGGCGCAGATCCACTTAATCAATTAACCATTAGAAGGACAACAGGAGAACCTGTTACATTAAATGATAACAAGTCTATTAGTGTAAAATGGGATATCAGCGTAAACAATGGTGAGTTTTCGCCTAGAGACTTAACATTTACATGGAATACTCTTTATGATAATAGCTTAGACTTCGAGGTTGCTAACGCTGTAGTCTGGAAAAGAGAGGACGAAAGTAGTTCGTGGGAAGCAGTAACCCAAGATTTGGCAACTGTTGATAACAATATCAGATCTATCAGTGTAGCGAATGTTACATCTTTTTCGCAATGGACAGTTTCTAATGAGACCAATCCCCTTCCTGTAGAACTTACGCGTTTTTCTGCTTTTTTATCAGAGCCACACGTTGAGTTGCAGTGGGAGACTGCTTCAGAAATTAATTCAAACTTCTTTGCTATAGAGCGTAGCGAAGATGGTAAAACTTTTGCCCAAATTGGTAAACTTAAAGCAGCAGGCAAGTCTGATACTCCTTTACAATATAACTACATAGACGAGCAGGCTGCCAATCGCCTGTCTGGCTCAGTGTTTTATCGCCTACGTACTGTAGATTTTGACGGTTCATTTGAGTACTCTGATATTACTGTGGTTAATATTAATGGGGATGACCTGCCCATGATTACCGCCTATGCGCATGCTAGCCAAAGCCACCTCAAACTTTTTACTCGTGCTATAGAGGCTGGCGATTATCAGCTCTGGATATCTGACCTGAGCGGACGCAAAGTCTATGAGCAGAATGTACAGCTTGATGCTAAAGAAGTTTACGAAATTAATGTAGGGCAGCTTCCTCAGTCTGTATACCTGATCCGCTGCGTGGGTAAAGAGCTGGCACTCTCTAGTAAATTTAGGGTGGAAGCCGGAAATTAA